In Euphorbia lathyris chromosome 2, ddEupLath1.1, whole genome shotgun sequence, the sequence GTCCTAATTATTTGAAGAgtcttctttcaattttttttttgattaaagGCCGGTTAACGAGAAAGTGCAAAAAACAGACATCCCAGCAATGCTGGCACCTCTGAAAATCACACCAAACCcgaaccaatattattaaagaaaaagagaaaagttaCAAGAATCCAATAACGAAAGCTCAAAACATGTATTGTACGTTTTTCTCATTTGTTGTATTGTTTGTAACAATAACAAATGAATTCATATAGATAGACATTAATGGATTACAATTTACAAAACAATCATTAATACCATTTATTATTTCCTGCACAGTATTAAATATTTAGACTTTCCAGCACCTGTCTTTACATtttccatttaatttttttttttaagctaATGACATGACTCGACCGACTCGGGTGACTCGGCCGAACCAACGATTCGGCCGAGTCATGGCTGATTCAGGTGGATTTCGAGTCAGACCATAGAGTCGACTCGAAATCCACCTGACTCGTATCGACTCGTACGAGTCGCGTAATAACTATGCTACACAGCAACTCAATGTCTTAAACTCAACAAACAATTAAAGGTATCAATCTCAATAAGACCTTACCTCCCCTTGAGCCCTTTCCTTACCTTTCTGTAGAATAGGAACCTTGAGGCATTTCGTTCTGGTAACGAATAGGTTCGTGTACTCTCTATCTTTACTTAGTCCGAAGTAAGGCTTTCTTGCCTCATCTGTTATTACGTAATATCCCTCTCTATTCTATACTACGTGTTACCTTAGTGTAAGCCTGGGTAAGGTATAGTTCAGGTTACAGAGGTGGACTACTGCTCTGGTTAGGGCCTAATCCCTATAAGGGAACCCTCTCCCTGGTTCCAAGGAAGCTTATCAGCTAACCCCtccaattgaaaaaaaaaaaaattgttcacaattgataaaaaaaattcagcaAGCAAGTAAAGCAAATGTATGTTTTCCCTTGCAATAGTGAAGGAAGGAATATCTGACCCAAAGTGTATGTTTTCCTTAAGTTCTACTCTCTTTACTTGATTTTACATTTTCCTATGCAATTATTAAAGATATTTGGTATACATTACAAATTTTTGAGCCTTAATTTCTATCAAGTCCATGTGTTCCACTAACTTTTCATAATTGTTACTCCTAGAAAAGTCCTAATCCTTCAAGCATCACAAATACATCTATCTTTTGCTATTCTCCATGCGTGGAAATCAAACTGAAGGACTACTACAGGACATTAGAACCTTAATTTGATGAACCACAGGAAACTGAAGGACTGAATTATAAGTTTAATATCCTACAGCTTTGCCATAACCATTTAATACCAGAACAGAAGACCTTATGAGTACCTTGTAACGAGAAGGCAAGCTTCTCATAAGTTTGACCCGCAAACAAAGACCAATAACTGTTGCCATACTACAATGTTCAACTGTTGGGGTAAATGTCACTCTGCAAAATAACAAGATTAttcatattataaaaataagacaaaataaaaatcatgaacAGAAAAAAAGCAAAAGAATTAGGATGGAAGATTTACTACCTAACATAACTCTTCTGGTCATTAACTTCAATTGCATCCTCTGTTATGACTTTAAGCTCTTCCAATGAATAAGGATGCTCAGGATCTTTTATGTCCCGAATATGATTTAAGAATGTCAAGAAAATACAGTGCATTTAAGAATTGTTGTTCTGcatgttgaaaaaaaaaacaaactgcACCTCATAACAGCCTAACATTTATTTATCATTGGACATACTAAATTTGCAAGAAGGAAAAACAGGTGAAAAAGGATATCAAAAATTTCCAGCTGATCAATTGGCTCAACAGCAAACTCATCAGGATCACTTCGGGCGCTTCGAACCCTGCATTCTTTCTTTTGATAGACTACAGGATTGGGGTTTATAAGGCCAGTAACCATTTTCCCTattcaaagaaataaaaaggttGTGATAAAGAGAAAATGCATTCCAAGAAACAAAATGGACAGCAAGCAGCTTATCATGCTACTACAGATATTGTCTTTGCAAAGAATGACCCAAAAAAGAAGAGCAGATGCCTTCTATGACTTACAGTTGAGAAGTGATTCAGCAATTTTTTACTCAGACTGTCCAATTAAATAATGGCATAAAGGATTGACAGCAAGCCAATAAATACCATCTTGGAAGAAGCAATAAAACAAGATATGCAACACTATGCCACACATAATATCTCAAAGAGACTATGTGGAGCAACAAAACTCATTCTTCCATATTTGAAATCCCAAATGCCTAATAAATATGTGTCAGCATTAGAACAAAGTTGAAATGTCTTTATTAGTCATATTATAAAATTAAGTCTCTAACTGTAAACACCCACAAACAAAAACGAAGTTGAAGGGAACTAAACTTGGGCGTAAATGGCATACCCAAGGACTGGAAATTTTCACCCTAAATCACTAGAGACTATCAAATCATAAATACTGAAAACAGCAGGAGTCTATCAAACCAAGAAATCCAAATACCCATCATTAAAATAAGAATCATCAAGTAAAGCTGCACAAAACCACCGATCTGTTCACTTAAAAACATAGCTCTCCtataaataaaacaacaaaaacagcACTAATTGTTAAggattttaaaagaaaaaaaaatataagtacCACATTCCTCATTTCACATAAATAGTTAGCTACAAACGATTTAAACATTCGAAGTCAATAAGGAAAAATTCTCATCTCTCAGTTTCATTAAAACCTTCAAAAGCTGAACTTATTAGCAATCCAACTTTACACAGCTTAAAAATCAGACAAGACAAGATAATAAAAATCCATTTCACAACCACTTAAATCGTCACTATCAGTACTCTAAAACCCATTAGCAAATAATTTAAACACTATAAATTTGAAAGTATACGAACAGAAAGGATATAAGCCACCACCAATATGTAAAATCAATGCTCTTGTCCATCCTACAATCGATTGGTTTTCACCCTCCCAGGTGTCCCATTTCATAGGAATGTAAGGACAAACAGATTATAGGCATAGCAAACCCCACAGAAGCAACTCCATTATAGCCCCAGAAATGGTTTGGAATAATTATAAACAAGCGTTAGTATACCCATCAACACAAAGAATGCTTAATCATCATGGGTTTAACGAATAATACCATTTTAGGCCTTCATATTGTAAGCATGGATATAAAAATTAACGAGAAAGCAATTAAAATTTTCTGAAGCAATCACGTTTGAAGATTAGGGCAGCGGAGTTATGCCAAAACTAGTAGAAGAAACAATATTCCAAACATTTCTTTGTTCCAAAATTCATGACCATAAAGAAGATTTATTTAAGAAAAAGATCAATTGAAATGCAGAGAGATAGGTAATAAGAAATGGAAAGAGAAATGTAAGCAAACATAATTTGGTTCTAAGAAGAGGAAAGCAAATCCAATTATAGGAGACTGAAATCAATGAATGAAGGAAAAGAAAGTAGATTAAGAAAAATGTTTCGACAATTAAACGTCAAAGTATTTCAACCGTAACTGCTAGAAAATTTCACAGACAGCTCTGGAAACTTTCAAAACAGCCTCAAGAAGTTGAGATCGTGAAGTCCAAAATCAATAAGAGGGATTCAAATTTTCGGTAAATAAAAAAGCACATAAGTATGAGCAATTACTATTGAAGATATCTAGAAAGAAGTTGAGCATATAAGACCGTTGGAGAATACCTCGAATAGGAGTGCAAAATCCTGTGAATGGTGAAAACGCATGAACTGCTTAGTAGGGTCAAATACAGGAATGCTACGCTAGGGGTGCAAATTTTACAACTgcgtatataattattttttcacgATATAAAATCTAGCTACCGataatttcaataaaagacagaTTAAAAAATGTTAACAAATATTCTTTTACATATACTGATAATTATTTCTTGTTAATAAAAGGCAACGAGCTTCCGGCAACATAGTAGGTGGCAAATATAACCTCAGAGAAgcttgaaaataaaaataagtcagGATTCAATCAAGATCAACACCTTAAGGCCCTATTCTAACCCAGAATTAGTttgcaaaagaaaataaacataCTCAGATGCTCGAAAAGAAAACGTATCCACCCACTTAGCCATAGACCCAACACAATTAATCACTAAAGCATTTCTCAGAGTCATCTGCTTTTAAATGATGACCAAAATTCTCATAATGATCTCAAACCTAATACTAGTCAAAAATCAAATATCCACCCTGGTTAACCCTATACTACCCTGTGTAGAAAAGATATGATATTGCACAAAAAGTAGGCAGAGAATTTACAGGATTTAGAAAGCACAAATCCCCAATTTTATCAGTTTCAACCCTAATATATCAAAATTTCAATCAATGAAATTATCAACACTAAATTACATTAAGCAATCAAATGATCAATACTAAGTTAACAAAGATATGAAATCAATCCCCAATtagcaattaatttttataatttcaatccTAATAATTAATCTAAATACTAGGtcaaataatgaaaataataaaaagaaattaccgGAGAAGATAGTTGGCTAGAGAGATGAGACAGAACGGAGGGATTCGCGGTGGTCAGAAGAGTCGCCGGCGCGAGGGAGGGCGGTAGTGACTGACCGTGCGAATAAATGAGGGAGAGGATGAGAGGGAGCTGTCGCAAAACAGAGAGTTAAAAAGAGGGGGTTGTGTAATTGTTGTTTAATTGAAAAGGTTATTATATATGTTTCGTAGCTTCTTTTTAAACAATGACGTACAGTCACTTTTTTGcaacaaaatatatattttgtagTGAAAGATGAGAATTATGATTTCGAAACACCAAATTTTCAACAAtctcaactttttttttattagactCATGTCGGACCTTACTCGTGTTTCCCTGTCTCTTCGTGATTGGAATGAGAGTACCTTTGgtaatattttctatggaaaaAGCTTGGGGTGCAAAAAAGTCTAGCTGCTAGTCACGAATAGCCTCCTTAGACTAAAAAAAGCTGCTTAATAATAAACTTATTACTGTACCAAGAGGAACTATTTTGGTTCCAAAAATCCCGGGTCCAATGGTTAATGTTTGGTGATAGTAATACAAATTTCTTTCATTCCTCTACCATCATTCGCAGGCACCGGAATAAAGTCGAGGGGCTGCGATCGAAAGATGGTACATGGCAGTTGGACCCTTCGGTTCTGAAGGTAATGGCATATAGTTTTTTCAAGCTCCTATATATACAAGAAGTTTGTATTAGACCTCCCCTCCACTCTTTTCATACGTTCTCTGCATTCCCACAAGCCCGACCCATGACCTTTCTTGCCCTTTCAGTCATGATGAGTTCTGACTGACTATTTTCTCCATGGCACCTTTCAATGCGCCTAGGCCGATGGATTTCATACGTGTTTTTTACAAAAAAGATTGGGATTATGTTGCAGTAGTGCTGACCAGTTGTGTCATGCAGTTAATCACTATGATCCTTAAAGTTCCCAACCTTGTGACTTTGACTCATTTTCGCCCTATCAACTTATGTAATGTTGGGTATAAAGCCATAACGAAGTGTATACTGCATCGGCTGAAGTCTTTTTTGATGCATGTGCTTGGCCCTCATCAAAGCAGCTTTATTCCGGATCGGCAAATTACAGACAACATTATTCTTCTTCAAGAAGTTATTGTAACAAATTGTATTTCTGCGTAATTCTATTGATTGACAAATTGTCTATTTATACAGAGTACAGTTATTGTTGTATTCAATGACTAGTCTAGAGATTGGCCTAGATATCAGGAACTAACAGTAAGATACAAGGTTATCTATAATATATtctctaatacacccccgtagttGAAAGGTTCGGAGGCCGAACATTGAGACTAGTCCGGAAATCTTCGAAGAGCGGTGATGGCAAccctttggtgaagatgtcggcTATCTGATACCGAGATGGGACGTGTAGAACACGGACTTCACCCTTAGCTACCCTTTCGCGAACAAAGTGAATATCCATCTCAACATGTTTGGTGCGATGGTGCTGCACTGGATTGCCACTGAGATATACAGCACTCACATTGTCACAATAGACCAAGGTGGATTTGGCAATTGGGCATCCTAGTTCAAGAAGTAGATTGCGGATCCAGCAGGTCTCAGATACAACATTTGCAACTCCACGGTACTCAGCTTCAGCACTAGACCTTGACAGTGTGGGCTGTCGTTTGGCGGACCAAGAAATGAGACTGTCTCCGAGGAAGACACAGTAACCAGAAGTGGATCGGCGGGTATCTGGACAGCCAGCCCAATCAGCATCGGTGTATGAAGTGAGTTGAGTAGGGGGTGATGCTAGCAGTGTAAGACCCATATCAAGTGTACCATGAACATACCGTAGGATGCGCTTAAGAGCGGCCATGTGTGATGTTTTGGGATCGTGCATGAACAAGCAAATCTGTTGTACTGCATAAGAGATGTCTGGTCTGGTCAGGGTCAGATACTGAAGAGCTCCAGCTAGTTTCCTGTATTCTGTAGGGTCGTGGTAGGCGGATCCAGATGAGATGCTGAGCTTTTGTTTGGTATCCACTGGAGTGTTAGCCGCGTTACATGAGCTAAGGCCGGCTTTCTCAATAATTTAGgatgcatatttcttttgagaTAGGAATAGTGAGCCTGGGGATCGAGTGAGGAATAGTGAGCCTGGGGATCGAGTGACTGAAATTCCCAAGAAATAATGTAGCGGACCCAAatctttcattgcaaattcaGAGTTCAACTGAGACAGGATAGATGACTGAACCATATCGGAAGAAGTAACCAGAACAATGTCATCGACATATAGAAGAATGTAAGCAGTATCTGTACCTTGTCTATATACGAACAAAGAGTTGTCTGAAATGCTGTTGACAAATCCCACTTTGATGACAAAATTGGCGAAACGCTGATACCAGGCTCGAGGAGCCTGCTTAAGACCATAGAGAGATTTACGAAGTAAACAGACATGATCCGGATATAGAGAGTCCCGGAAGCCCAATGGCTGATGCATGTATACAGTTTCAGTGAGGTCGCCATGCAGAAAAGCATTCTTGACATCCAATTGTCGAATATTCCAATTTTTGGAAAGTGCTATACTGAGAACAGCCCTGATTGTTGCTGGTTTCACCACAGGGCTAAATGTTTCACCACAATCAACCCCAGCTAACTGTCCGGATCCATTTCCAACCAATCTAGCTTTGTATCGCTCAAAGGAGCCATCTGCATGTGTTTTGTGCCTGAAActccaccaactacgaataatATTAGCATTTTTGGGACGGGGTACGAGTACCCATgtcttattttgaattaaagccTCAAATTCATCAGTCATGGCCTGTGACCAATTTGGATCACTTAATGCAATGGATGGTGATTTAGGGACTGGGGATATGGCTGTCTGTTTGGAGGCGGAGAGGTTAAGCATACGACGTGGTTTTCGGATACCATTTTGGGCTCGTGTGGTCATGGTGTGGTTGGTGGGATTTACTTGGTGGTTTGTTGCTGTATCAGGTCGAGTAATGGATGCAAGGGGGGATGTCGAAGTTGGAGAATTGAGGGAGGATTGTCGTATAGATGAGGACGGGACTGACGCTGGCCGCGAGGCTGACGTCGGAGTTGGAGACTCGGAGTTAGACATTGACGGAGAGGGAGACGCGGTGGAGGAGGGTGACAGAAGTGACGACCCTGTTTTGGAGGGCGATGGTGAAGGCGACTCAGATTGAGAAGACGACAGAGAGGAAAACAGGGGACACGATGGGACTGACGCAGATTGACGATTTGGACTAGAAGAGACGGACGACGGTAAAGGGACAGGTGACATTGAGATTGGCGATAGGCCTGGAATTAGGCAATCATCGACTGCGGAAGGTGCCGAGACAGGAGACGCGCAAGTGTTTGGCTGTGAGCAGAAAGGGAATTTTGATTCGTCAAAGACGACGTGTCGAGAAatgattattttgtttttagatAGGTCGAAGCACTTGTATCCTCGATGATTAGATGGATAACCAAGAAAAACAAAAGGGAAGGAGCGAGCCTCTAGTTTGTGACGCGACACAGAGGGGATTAGGGGAAAACATAGACACCCAAAGATACGTAAGTGAGAGTAATTTGGATCTCGTTGGTAAAGAATTTTAGTGGGAGATTCGTATCCTAATATTTTATGAGGATATATATTGAGAAGATATGTTGCTAATTCAAGGGCGTGATGCCAAAGTTTAAAGGGGACGGAGGCGTGATTCATGACGGTTCGAATTAGATTATTGACTGTGCGAATTGTACGTTCAGATTTCCCATTCTGGGGAGAGGTGTATGGGCATGAGAATCGAAATTGCATGCCGTGTGTGAGACAGAATTGacgaaaaaggttattattaAATTCTCCCCCGTTATCGCACTGAAAAACCTTAATGTCGCGTTCAAATTGTGTGCGAATAAAGGAACGGAAGGTAAGAAAAACATTGTAAACTTGTGATTTATGTGCTAATGGGAATGTCCAAAGAAAATTAGTGTAATTATCCAGGAACAACACATAGTAACGATGACCACTCGAACTCATGACCGGAGATGTCCATATATCACTATGAATTAAATCAAAAGGCATACACGCAGAATTATTGGAGGAGTGAAATGGTaattttacttgttttccaTTTATGCATGAAGAACAGACAGAATCATCCATAACTTTATTAcaagaaataaaatttttattGAGCAAGGCATTCAAAACAGGAAGCCCTGGATGTCCTAATCTACTATGCCAAACATTAGAAGACAAAACAGTAAAGACGGAAGGAGAGGACGGTGACTGGTGGTGACTAGACGCGACTGGATATAGGTCCCCGGTACTGTTATATCTCATGATATGATTGCCCGTctgtaaatccttcacagaaaaaccGAAAGGGTCAAATTCGACAGAAACTTGGTTATCTTTAGTGAATTGACGAACAGAGATAAGATTTTTGATAAGTTTAGGAGCATGCAAGACATTATTTAGATGCAAATGTTGAGTTTTAGTTTCTAGGATTGCATTACCAGATCCACAAACAGGTACACAGTGACCATTACCAACAATAATGTTTTCATTGAGGCtagaattaaaataagaagtgAGTGTACCTTGTTGGGCTGTCATGTGAGAGGTGGCTCCGGTGTCCATATGCCACTGATCCGAAGGTGGTGCAATAGACATGGTATGCATGGCTTCTACGATGTCAGTAGGAGTGTAGGACGGATTGATCATACTGAGATGTGCTTGTGGTGTATTTGGGTGGGGACCCAGAATGCCTGATTGATGTTGTGGTCGGCCTGAATTGGACTGAGTTGGCCAATTGTTTGTCGGATAAGGGCAAGGAGGTGCCGCCCACGGCTGTTGTGGAGCCCAAGGGAGTGAATAACCCCATGGGAGGTTGTATGGTGTCCGATAGGAGGGGGAGCCGAAGTAACGCGGACCATCGCGATTGTAACCTCTGCCGCGATAATGGTGTCGGCTGCCGTGTCTCCCCCCATGGTTGTAGTGATTAGGGCGAGGGAGCGCAGGGCGCATGGGTGGAAAATAGGCCGGTGAATTTGTGGAATCGGTACTGGCGGCGGTAAGGGCAACAGAATCGGACGGTGGTATGGTCTTACGAGAGCGGGCTGTTTCTTCTAATATGAGCATGGAGCGAGCCTTTTGGAAGGAGGAAAGGGGGTCCCCGTGTCTGATCTGAGTCCCAATAGTATCGTAAGCATCAGTCAAACCGGAaataagttgtaagaccatttGATCGTTCGTGACAGGGCAATCCACATTAGACAATTGATCAGATAGGGACTTGAGTTATTGGCAATAGGAGGAGATGTCAGAGAAACTGTCGAGCTTGAGCTTGGAGAATTCTTGTTGAAGAAATAGAGCCCGAGAGTGCTTGTTGTCAGAAAAAATGTCTTGTAATCGGGTCCAGGCCCTGGCTGTCGTGGAATCGGCTACAATGATTGTGTTTAATAGGTCAAGAGAGATTGTACTGTAAATCCATTGTAGAACAACAGCGTCAATACGGGTCCAAAGGGCGGGGTTCGATTGTTTGAGGTTTGGAGTGTTAGGAGGAGGCAAGATGTGATCAAGAACCTGGAAAGCCGTAGTGTGAAGTTTGAATAGGGCAGCCCATGTGGGATATTGGCCTTTCTCGATGTCTAGGGTTATTTTGATGAATGTAGATATGTTTGAGACGTTGAGAGCAGGATGGGTGGTAATGGCGGTGTCTGTGTTTGTGGTGTTTGAGGTGGCGGTATTGGAAGTGGCGGTAGCAGAATTGGTGGAATTAGTCGACATTTTGGTGTTGAGGGAGGGAGGTCGAACAGAATCGGAAATTTAGGGAGGTGAGGATGAGAGTGCGATCAACCAGTGGTGGTGATCAGGGAGGAGCGGCGGTGGCCGGATAGAATAGGGTAGGGTGCGGCGGCGGTAGCCGAGAGGTGAGGAAGAAGATATTTAGGGTTTTAGGTattttgctctgataccatgtaacaaaTTGTATTTCTGCGTAATTCTATTGATTGACAAATTGTCTATTTATACAGAGTACAGTTATTGTTGTATTCAATGACTAGTCTAGAGATTGACCTAGATATCAGGAACTAACAGTAAGATACAAGGTTATCTATAATATATTCTCTAATAGTTATCTGCTCTCTTAAGCAACGAAAAGGAAAAAAGTTTACATGGTTTTAAAGCTCTATCTTGAAAAAGATTATGACCGCGTGAACTAGAATTTTCTTAGGGCCATGCTTTTCTCGCTGGGGCTGCCTGCTACCCTAGTTTTGATTATTATGTCTTGTGTGTCCTCTGCTATATGAATGTCATATGTAATGGTGAAAAAACTGAGTGCTTCTCTGCATCTGGTGGGTTATGATAGGGCGATCCGTTATCTCCATATTGTTTGTCCTCTGCTTGGAATGATAGAGCCATCTCATCTCTGACACTATTGCCTTAGGCTCTTGGCACCCTATTAAACTCTCTAGAACCGGATTAGAACTCTCTCCCGTTTTTTTACAGATGACATTGTCCTTCTTGCTGAAGCTTCTATCGAGTAGGCTAGTCTAATAAAAAAATCTTGGCGCAATTTTGTGAGTGCTTAGGGCAGAAGGACAATTTTATTAAgtgctattttttttaaataatttacatCAAGATCATAAGGCTGATATTTGTACTGAGCTGCACATTAACACGACAAAGAATCTGGGTCAGTATCTTGGGGTTCTGATCATTCATGACCGCATCACTAAGCACACTTATCAGCATGTCTTAGATCGGGCTAAGTCTCGCCTCGCGGGATGGAAATCAAAGTCTCTTTCGCTCGCCCACAGAGCAACGTTGGTCCATTTGGTGCTGCCAACCTTACCAATGTATACTATGCAAACCGTGATGATCCCGGGTAGTATTTGTAATCACCTAGATGCCTTGaataaacgttttttttttgtgcgaAGGAGGGCGAGCGTAAAGTTAGCCTTGTTAATTGGGACATTGTTTGTGGTTCGAAACACCAAGGGGACTTAGACATTCATTGTTCTCACCTTTGTAACATCGGTTTTGCCTCGAAATTAAGCTCGCACTGCATCAACAAACCTGGAATTCTTTGGGTTCGGTTCTTATGAAAAAGTATGCTGGGGATGCTAGTGATTTGCGTATGTTCCGTCCAAAAGCAAACCAAAGTTCTGTCTGGAAATGCATTATCATATGCACTGCTCTTCTTCGTAAGGGTATTGGTCACACTATCTTTGATGGAAGAGTGCCCTGTTCTGGCTCGATCGATGGGTGAATGATGTTCCACTTAGCATTTTGGCCTCAAATCCAGTTCCAGACACAAATTTCTATCAACATGTTGCGAGTTATTAGTAGGACAATGGTAGTTGGAAGTGGGATCATATCAGCCCCTATCTCCTGAACTCTTGGCTCTTGAAAATTGCATCGCAGATGGTAATGGGTTTGGGTAGTGGAAATGATGGCTGGTTCTGGTGCCCATCGAGGCTGTCGGTATACAAATAAATCTGTGTACGAGCTTGTTGCGAGCATGGTGTATATTTCTTCCACAGATACTGGTCATTTTGATTGGAATATCATTTAGAAGCTAGGGGTCTCCGAGAAAATACAATAATTTTTATGGCTTGTTATGCATAAAAGTATCTTGTCTAATGTGAATCGGGTGCGACGTCATTTAAGCAGTACTGATCGGTGTAAGGCCTGTGCTGGATCAAAATCGACCTTACATCTCCTTCGTGACTACCCAACTGCTGCAAAAATTTGGAAAGAACTCGGTGCATGGGATTTTTTACTGCTATTTATGATGCTGGCAACGGGGTAATTTTTCGTTGCATATCAGCCACGTTTCGATTAATTGGTCCTTCCTCTTCACTGTGACCTGTGGGCAGATTTGGAGATGGCGTAATCTTCATGTTTTTGAGGATAATCTGGAGAGTATTGGTAATA encodes:
- the LOC136218019 gene encoding protein AE7, with amino-acid sequence MVTGLINPNPVVYQKKECRVRSARSDPDEFAVEPIDQLEIFDHIRDIKDPEHPYSLEELKVITEDAIEVNDQKSYVRVTFTPTVEHCSMATVIGLCLRVKLMRSLPSRYKVDIRVAPGTHATEAAVNKQLNDKERVAAALENPNLVDMVDECLAPSYS